The sequence TTGACTGAGCCCTTTTATAGAAGATAACCCTGAGTACACAATGGGCCCGATGAGTCTGTATCTGTCTGAACTGCCCCTGACCCGCGATGTAATCTGATGGAACATGCTCGGCTCTGCTTCATTAGTTTTGCTTGCGCAATTTTCTGCTGGGTCATATCTTGACTGTCAGCCAGGAATCTGAAAACTGTGGCGAAAATGGCAGCAACTGTTCCCAGGCCTTGGTAAATGGCCCCTTTAACTATTAGGGAATTGCATACTAAGCAATTCCCCAACAGAAAGCTACTGTATAATACACGGAGTCATTGGGCTGCGGATGGCGTTGACTTGGGACAATTTGTTTTCCGGTTATCAGATTGGCTGACGCTTGATGTTGAGCGATTCTTAGAATATTAgggaattgcaaaaaaaaaaaaaaaaaaagcaattaccTAATATATCTACATGAAAAATGGGGGCTCCATCCGTATAAAATGAATACAGAGATTTCCTTTAATTTTGTGAGTAAAGGGCAATTCCAACAGTAAAGCTACCGCTCCTAGTAATGAGGGCGGAGCTGTGACCACCTCATAGGAGGCTGGTTGTCATAAATAACCGTTTATGAAACGGCCTAAAAGAAAATCTGACTTTGTTGCCCATAACGGaaatggccaatcgcagcgcagctttaattctgtattctgctgttgAAAGATGaaagctgctctgtgattggttgctatggactatTGCCTAAATGTTCCCCATAGATTTCATAgcaacccatagcaaccaatcctgaggcagctttcattttttcaacAGCAGAATAccaaaaatgaaagctgcgctgtgatagCCCACAGCAGCCAGTCACAGCGCAGATTTCATTTCGTATTCTGCTGTTGAAAAATAAAAGCTGCGtcgggattggttgctatgggctagtTCATAGATCAGCAACTTTTGGCActacagctgctgtgaaactataactcccagcatgcaaacatgcctgGCTGCTCTTCTGACGCCTATAGAATTGAATGAAGcattctaggagttgtagtttttgaacagctgaagtgccggaggttgctgatccctggactaGTTCATAAATCTTCCTCTGTCCaaggcaaccaatcacagcgcagctttcatttttcaacagCAGACtacaaaatgaaagctgcgccatgatgggttgctataggcaacaaagGCAAGTTTCTGTTTTTGACAGTGTTCCTATTGATTTTGGCTTCAGACACCCGGTCCTGCCGGCTATGTCCATGGCGTGGGGAGGTGCGGATCTTGTACTGGATTGTAGCAGGTGGCTGCGCTCAGAATGTGGTTCTTTCCACTGGGAACCAGTTTGGTTTAGATCAGCATCTCCAGAAGCAAAACAAACTGGTTCTGTGAGGGTTGAGGCGGTGGAGGAGCAGCCAGATGTCAGCGGGGAAGAAGAAGACGTCCTTAAAGACAACCCTTCTGTTCGCTGCTGCTAATGTTGATGGGGCGGCCATAACACTGAAGTCTATAGCTTTAGAGGGGCTgttccctctcctgacatgttttaggctccattcacacgtccgcataatgggtccgttccgcaattttgcggaacgggtgcggacctattcattctctatgggaacggaatggatgcggacagcacacagtgtactatccgcatttgcggtgcacggccccgatctttgggtccgcagctccgcaaaaagatagagcatgtcctattcttgtccgcagcttgcggacaagaataggcatttctatgggggtgccgggctggtgtgttgcggacacggcacggacgtgtgaatgcagccttagggaCTACTTGCATTTCCCCTGTAATCAATACTGGAGCACCGATTCtttgtgtcattcctctattattcctattagacgTTTTATGAATAAAATGCCATcttggtgttaccagttggggaggtGGTGTCCAGCTAGCACTGATTGGACACAGTGCTGggacccccccccaactggtaacatgcAGTTGGCGATTCGTTCATaatcttctagtaggaataataaaggaatggaacTAGAGTTACAGGAAAAGATGCagatccagaattattacatggggaatgaaaGCAGtgacttggggtactttcacactagcgttttttcttttccggcaatgagttccgtcctaggggctcaataccggaaaagaactgatcagtttcatccccatgcattctgaatggagagcgatccgttcaggatgtgttcagttcagtctttttgactgatcaggacagagataaaaccgcagcatgctacggtttttatctccggccaaaaatactgaagacttgcctgaatgccggcattttttcccataggaatgtatcagtgctggatccggcattcaaaatacgcagaccgaaaaaaaatgtaaaaaaaaataaatgccggatccgtttttccatatgacaccggaaagacggatccgccatttcaatgcattttttaagACCGGTCAGGattctgatcagtcttaaaatgccatcggttggcatacgttttgacggatccggcaggcagttccggcgacggatcactctgctacaagtgtgaaagtagcctaaaacagacatgtcaggagaggtgacaggttctaaAAAGGGGCAGTTTATAGCGATATGAAGGGGGTCGGGTTTTCCTGGTTATGGACCACGTTTTTATCCACATTGCTTCCCCCTCCCCCACAGATAAGCCAGAAGGGCGAGGGGGGCACGGAGCGATAGTGGTGGAGATTGTAATGTAAATACTCAtgtatgataggcttagatacagcctgCATACAGTGTCGCACATAGAAGGCTTAGATACAATGACTTGGCAGACACTGATACATGGTAGGCTTGGATACAGCAGagtagaagacagtatcacacataggaTTGGATAGAGCAACCTAGTAGTATCACACATGAGGGGATTAGATACACTAGCTGAGCagaacagtatcacacatgaccggtttaggcctcatgcagacgaccgtagttccggtccgcatccgagctgcagttttggcggctcgggtgcggatccattcacttcaatggggccgcaaaagatgcagacagcactccgtgggctgtccgcatccgttgctccgttccgtggcccctgcaaaaaaaatataacatgtcctattcttgtccgttttgcggacaagaataggcttttctacaatgggccgcccgttccgttccgcaaattgcggaaggcacatgggtggCTTCTGTTATTTGCGGATACACCactaatggtcgtgtgcatgtagccttagacgcATGAGCTCGCACTCGCAGGGTCGGCATGCGCGCAGAGGTATTTGTTCAGTCGATTCTCGGCCTATTTGCCGGATCTCCACCAGACTctgttatagttaatggggccgaatGTCGTTCCGTCCGTGACTGATCCGAGGGGCTCTTCcccactggaacagcctgccagatagcCTCAGCTTagatacagtatcacacatgctagGTTTACGCTACTTCAGTAGACGGTATAGCACtttataagcttagatacagaaaCATGGTGTGCTTAGATACACTATTGCACTTTGTAAGCTTAGATACTGCAGCATGGTAGACTTGGGCTTCACTGCGCttataagggctcgtgcacacgaatgtattttctttccgtgtccattctgggttttttttgaggaccgtatgcggaatcattcacttcaatgggtccgcaaaaaaaaaaaactgccgttactccgtgtgcattctgtttccgtatgtccgcattacggacaaggatagggctgttctatgaagggccagctgttccattccgcaaaataaggaatgcacacggctgtcatccgaattttttgcggatccgttttgtggtggaccacaaaatacataaggtcgtgtgcatgagccctaattctagCAGTGTCTTCCGACcggaggaacagactgccggcGCTTACTGTATCTGGTGTACTTGCCGGATTTCAGCCGgaggaaaaaaaaatgctacacCCGGCTGATTTTTGTGCGGCAAAATCCCATTACAGTGAATTAGGATCCAGCGGTGTACGGTGGTATCTGGCTGCTCCGGATACGGTTAACTCCGgcggaggaacagactgccggagttaaAACCGCAGATGTGatggtaggcttagatacagaaACTCAGACAGTATCGCACTCTGCAAGCTTAGATACAGAAATGTGGTAGgcttacgctgggttcacacatgagcgttttacagcgcgttcctacgcgctgtaaaacgctcaacaggcaagaaccaatgattccctatgggcatggttctcacctgagcgttttacagcgcgtacgatcgcgctgtaaaactccCTAcggcccaagaagtacaggagcttctttggggcgtatggtcgtgcgttcccgtacatagacttccaggaacgcgcgacaatgggcgtttgcttgtttctgGAGCCGCGTATGTAAACGCCggataaaatcgcgcatacagagcgcatgTAAGTACGCtcatgtgtgaacccagcgtcAGATGCACTAGttcagcagacattatcacacttGGATACACCAGCTCTGTAGATGGGAtaaatgataggcttagatacactaacTCAGTATCACacttgataggcttagatactcaGAGTGAATGTAAATTCCTCACGTTAAAGCGCGGTTTGGATCACAATTTGTTGGGAGTTTTTTGTCTTCAGTCTTCGCTCCATATTTACGAGGTGCGTCTGTTTACTCTCTGCTTTTGCTCCCAGCAGGCTGCCATCGTCTGATCCGAAGATGCAGGACGTCTGTCTTACTTTGTTCCTGATGCTGGCATGTAAGTAAGAAACCGCAGAGACGCCAGGACATCGACCGCGTGATCGCCACATATTATATTTCATACATCAGAGAATGGGACAAAGAGATtttcttaaaggggaactccatatGTCACGTAATCCTTGTCTGTTGCTTTTCTGGATCCTTCCCAGTGTGGGGGGGGAGCATAGTGGTCACGAAACACGGCACCACCGGTTACAGTGCGATAATAATGGCACTAAGGGGGTGGAGCCTGACACCTGCTTGTTAGCATGGGGGAATGTATGTCATGGAGAGAACTGCTGCCGGGTAGAAACCATACTGTAACACTGAATacaatctgatcagtgggggtccgacacctgggacccccgtggATCAGCTGCTTGTAAGCACTGTGACCTTCTCCACgctcgccaagcacagcgccgtacattatatAGCGGCCGTGCTTCTATGAAGCTGAGCCGCACctcggccatgtgaccgatgaccgCGTCGtcgctggcctagggaaagctatgAGAATTCCGCGgtcagcgccagtgccttctcaaacagctgatcggcgggggtcacaGGTGtccaacccccaccgatcatcagatactgatcacctatcctgaggaaaacccctttaaacgtgCTTTGAGTTAAATGTTTTTGGTAGGTGGATGTGCCCCTCCTCAATCTCTCCCCACCCCtacatccttaaaaaaaaaaaactatttctgacaaacgtgtttttttttttaaggcttcGGGTCTTATTATCCTGTTTGACCAGATTCTGTGTGATCTCATAAGCGCTTGTTTatccttttttctctttttttttttctgtttcagccACGCCTCTTCTCCACGCCAGCGGGGGAGCACCACAAGGTCAGTGTCTCTAAATTCATCCCACCAAACCAGCTGCACaatgataacccccccccccccccccccaaaaaaagtaatatttttaaATTAACTGAtgttatattaaaaaataaacaaaatgatacattgtaacaatccaAAGTATGTTATATCTACTTTTATCCACAAGGGTTAGAATTTTTTTTGAGGTAGGTTGCCTGTGGCCCAGCAGTgacaatgggggtcattcatCAAAGGCTGGAATTTTAACACAGGTCTTTGATACCTcctgcactgctggaggatgtgcctcatttatgatgaggcacaggCCTTGTTATAAATTAGACACATCTTCCACCAGTCCTTACGCCTAGATTGAATTCTACGCCGGCCCCTGACTGGAGTAAATTTCAATCAATATTTCTGCCAGGAAACTGGCATAGACAACAGTGAGACTAATGACCCGGCCCCCTCAATGCCCCTGTGAGCCTTTTTTTGAGCAAAAAAAACTGGAGTAAGGGGCCATGATGAATGACTCTATCGCCCTGCTTGCGGTTACCTTCTGCCAGACATAAGAATCTGTGTATTAAATGGGGCCCCTCCAGAAAATTGTCTGGTATTGTGGTTGGCCAGTCCGACCCTGAATATTTCTAGAAGCTCACAAAAAGTTTTCATGTATAGGTAACCACCAAACAGAAACAAACGTCATCTCTCAGCCCCAAAGGGTGCCAGTACTTTAAATGGCACGTCAACTATGGGGTAGGGGGCCACTGGTACTACATAGGGCTCTACATAGGTTCTACATAGGGCTATGGAGGTATAAATTATTCCTGATTTGGTAGTGAAGATCTTCACCAGTCTTTGTCCCAGCCCCTAGGGTTTTGCCCACTTTAGAGTCTCCCAAAAAATGCCTTGGGCAGTAATAATCTATGCTAGTGATACACTGCTCGATCTATAGAAACCTCAGTGGTTGCACATTTATTTTCACCTTGTCCAATTAGGACAGAGCTGGACCGCCCACGAGGAGCTCCTCAGATAATAGATCTTCAGTAATAACCAAGCACAGGGGTGGATGATAATTTGTTAGGCCCATCTGTATGCATTAGTGATGTAGCAACCTTTTTTTAATtagattttttgttattttgtagttttattaattaactttttttttccgttttagaGAGCGACCCTTTTGTATATGGTGAGTATTCATTCCTAATGACTTCATATATTTGAATGACCTCCACTATAAGGGGAATGTAAAGCTGCTACCCGCCTGTTGATCAGTGGTATAACTCCTGTGTTTTCTGCTGTTTAGATTACAAGACTCTGCAGATCGCTGGACTCAGTGTTGCCGCGGTGCTGTGCGTAATGGGGATCATCATTTTAATAAGTGAGTCGTGAAGCGTTCATTCTGAGAATGGTATCAGCGTGATCATTATATTGATGGACTGTTCAGGAAtgcaaaaacatggctgctttctgccAGCAACAGCGCCACACCTTTCCACAGGTTGTgggtgatattgcagctcagccccatgaaCTTCTGtggacctgagctgcaatacctgacACAACCTACGGACAGATGTGGCGCTGTTGCTGGAAAACACAAGCACATTTTTCTAATCTTGATCATCTCCTTTAGTAGTTTTatctaaaagttaaaaaaataggtTTAGTTTATAATGGAGTCTTGGACTTGGTGATCTGTTTTTCTGACACGGAGCTCCAAATCCACTGCATAGTCAGTCATGCATGGCCGTGCTCGAATTGTagcccgcaaacagtgggtctgcaatatacatattattaataatataataattattattattattattattattattattattattattattatttatgggtctggatccgtctgcggcaGTCGCACGGAtaatgcccgtgcattggggaccacaacttGCGATCTCCAAtgcacacaacggccgtgtgtatgagcccttaaagggatatCTTTCCATCTCATAAAATGATGGCATGTCATTCGGATGTGTGATTATTAAAGGTGCTGAGCATAAAGGATCACTAGTTTAAATTCCGCACTGCCACCCCTTTACTGTTATTCCTTGCACAGTGGTGCCCTGGCCACCCACTATAAAGCACATCTGTACTCAAACAGGACTGGCTGCAGTTACCAGGAGCGCCACTATGCAGGGAAAACTTTAAAGTGGTCACATCAGAATGGTATGACAACACCCACCCCCCAGGTGACATATCTTTGCACAATATCCTGTGGCATTACTAGTTGGGAATAATCCTTTAATATAGTCTTGTAAATAATCATTTTGTctgctgaagccaccactagatggagctattGAGCTTACTATTTAGGGTATATACCTTGAGCTTGGTAATAAATCAGTATGCAGTGAGCGCCCTCCAGTGGTGACTGCAGCCAACCACACAGTTTTCCTCTAACTCTATGCAGAGAATGTAAAGCGCTGTATTGGAACAACTTAATTCTGACCAATTGACCATCATAAGGAAAATATGTTTACTGGTGGGGATTTATTTTATGCTGATTAGCGGTCATCCATTAAAATATGTTTTGGACTTGAGGGTGTTTTCTGGGACCCAATAGGGCCGATAAACGAACCTTAAATCTGTagaagaaagtttgtaatatacttatgGTTCTAAAGTTACTTGGAGTGGTCTCCTGGGAAACCCGGTCTCGTGAAgctcctcttctgaaaatccagcttcCACCAACTTCACGTTTTTTTTCTAGCGCATGCGCAATCTCCTGAACGCATCTCATCTGTGCATGCGCCAAGGAGAGGAATAGTTTTGGCCCaatccacagtggaaggtacatcCTGTTCTGAAACCAGGTGAAGTTGGTGAAAGCAGGTTTGTAAGAAGAGGAATGTCGTGTGACCGGGTTCCGGGAGGCTGATCCACACAAGTaaggtaagtatattacaaagtttcttctgCAGGTGttatgtgtaattaaggtgggtttATGGGATCTTCTGGGTTCTGGAACAAAAACCCTTGTAAGCCACCTCTGGCGGCGGCTTACCTCTCAGGAGAAGAAAAAGGGTCGAGTGTTGAAATTCGTCAGTAGTTCCCCCACACACGTTAGATTATCCCACTAAATATCGCGGGTTTGGCCAGCAATAGACTAACGTGTATAGCGGCCATTAGGCTGTATAGCATGAAGCGGAGTGTCTCTCCTTCTATAGACCTCTGACTGCTGGatggtagtgttgggcgcgaatattcgaatcgcgaaaatcgccacttcgagaattcgcgaattcgtattctcgaaaaaaataaatatataaaaaatctagaatattcatcagtaacctcccttcttgcttgtgggccaatgagaaggc is a genomic window of Bufo bufo chromosome 1, aBufBuf1.1, whole genome shotgun sequence containing:
- the FXYD3 gene encoding FXYD domain-containing ion transport regulator 3, with translation MQDVCLTLFLMLASTPLLHASGGAPQESDPFVYDYKTLQIAGLSVAAVLCVMGIIILISGKCRCKFNQKKDTRSRPNGQQLITPGSASHC